The DNA region GAGGCATGCTTTAACCTTTAAAGAGATTTACTCCCAAATAGAAAAAGAAGGTTTTATCTCTGCTTATCCCGACGAAGAAGCTAACAAATATCTACACGCTTTTGTGGATTCTCAGGTCTTTATTGACTGGGATAAACTTTCATCAAGGACTGTGTGGAATTTGATGGAAGTTTTAGACCTTGCTATAGGTTTAGAGAAGGATTCTATTCTCTTTTATTATGAGATGGAAAAATATATTCCTGAGAAGGATAAGGTAGTCCTTCATGAGATTATTAAACAGGAAAAAGCACACCTTTCT from Dictyoglomus turgidum DSM 6724 includes:
- a CDS encoding ferritin-like domain-containing protein, which gives rise to MLRMFSSQDLLEMAMHIEEEGERFYKLMESKVEDENLKRLFNYLAVEEQRHALTFKEIYSQIEKEGFISAYPDEEANKYLHAFVDSQVFIDWDKLSSRTVWNLMEVLDLAIGLEKDSILFYYEMEKYIPEKDKVVLHEIIKQEKAHLSQLTEFKKGIKS